In a genomic window of Fibrobacter sp.:
- the proC gene encoding pyrroline-5-carboxylate reductase: MVNKIFFAGTGNMGGAILRGLLQAGNDPKSIFFFDPSDKAAAEVTALGCVRVKNFAEGVKKADVTFLCVKPQIFKLVAAEWKTAVKAIKTTKTFISIMAGVTRAALIDVLGTKNQVLRVMPNLPLTVGKGSVGLATDGVTEATLATAEKIFGNIGVTCRVAESLMDAVTGLSGSAPAYVFEFIEGLTRGGVKAGLTRDVALKLALGTIEGSVELVKKSGKSPSDLCAMVCSPAGTTIAGINALEEGAFRSTLIKAVVAGTDRSKELGK; encoded by the coding sequence ATGGTTAATAAAATTTTCTTCGCTGGCACCGGCAACATGGGCGGTGCAATCCTCCGCGGTCTTCTTCAGGCCGGTAACGATCCTAAGTCCATTTTCTTCTTCGACCCCAGCGACAAGGCTGCAGCCGAAGTGACCGCCCTGGGCTGCGTACGCGTCAAGAACTTTGCCGAAGGCGTCAAGAAGGCCGATGTTACCTTCCTTTGCGTAAAGCCCCAGATTTTCAAGCTGGTCGCCGCAGAATGGAAGACAGCAGTCAAGGCAATCAAGACCACCAAGACTTTCATCAGCATTATGGCTGGCGTGACCCGCGCAGCACTCATTGATGTTCTCGGCACCAAGAATCAGGTTCTCCGCGTTATGCCGAACCTCCCGCTCACCGTGGGCAAGGGTTCCGTGGGCCTGGCTACCGATGGCGTTACTGAAGCCACCCTCGCTACCGCAGAAAAGATCTTCGGCAACATCGGCGTTACCTGCCGCGTTGCCGAAAGCCTCATGGACGCAGTCACCGGTCTTTCCGGCAGCGCTCCGGCTTACGTATTTGAATTCATTGAAGGTCTCACCCGCGGCGGCGTGAAGGCTGGTCTTACCCGCGATGTCGCTCTTAAGCTGGCCCTCGGCACCATCGAAGGTAGCGTGGAACTGGTGAAGAAGTCCGGCAAGAGCCCCAGCGACCTCTGCGCAATGGTATGCTCTCCCGCAGGCACCACCATCGCAGGCATCAACGCTCTTGAAGAAGGCGCTTTCCGCAGCACCCTCATCAAGGCAGTCGTCGCTGGCACCGACCGTTCCAAGGAACTTGGAAAATAA